ATTTGCCCTGGGCCAGTACTATATGAAGGCCGACGCTTAATTCGGGGTTCGCCTTCGCCAGCTCGACGGCGTGTTCAAACGCCGGTCCGCCGACCGCCAGACTTGCGCTGGTAAGTATGCCCTCCGCGTGGGCCTTTATTATGGCCTCGTTTATGTTGCTGGAAACGCCAAAATCATCAGCCGTTACTATAAGGACCTTCATCTATCAACTCATAATCCCCCTGGAAGAGCAGCCGGGACTCAACACGCTTTACAGTCCTTCCCCGCCGCCTTCCTCCTGATAGTAAACTGGAAGAACTCATAGCCCTCCTTGAGCAGCCTCTTCGCCTCGCCCTTGTCGCGCAACATCCGCCAGAGCGTCTTCGCGATGTATTTCGGCCGGAAATAGAACTTCCAGTAGAACCTGTCGAGGGCCTTATAAATCTCTTCGCTGCTCATGCGGGGATACTGCACGCTGCATTTCTGGTAACCCCTCTCACTGACAAGGTTGTCCTCCACAAGATACCCCCTGTCCTTGCAGTAATCATACAGCTCCGTGCCCGGATACGGTGAGGCAAGCGAGACCTGTATCGTGTCCGGGTCAATCTTGCACGCAAAACGTATAGACTCCTCCACGGTCTCAGGGGTCTCTTCGGGCAGACCCAATACAAACGCGCCGTGGCTCATTATCCCAAGCTTCTTGCAGTTCTTAGCGAACTCCTCGGCCTGCTCCAGCGTGACACCCTTTTTGATTTTTTTCAGAATCTCACGGTTCCCGGACTCGTATCCTGTCAACAGAAGCCTCAGCCCGGAGTCCTTCATTATTTTCATGGTCTCGTAGTCCACGCTGGCCCGTGTGGAACAACTCCACGTAATACCGAGGGGTTTTAGTTTCCTGGCAATCTCCCGTGCCCTGGCCTTGTCCGCCGTGAACGTGTCGTCGTCAAAGAACAGCTCTCCGGCCTCGGGAAAGTATTTAACGGCCAGCTTCACCTCTTCTATCACGTTGTCCGCGCTCCTTACCCTGTAGGTGTTGCCGGT
The Candidatus Bathyanammoxibius amoris DNA segment above includes these coding regions:
- the hpnJ gene encoding hopanoid biosynthesis associated radical SAM protein HpnJ, with protein sequence MKVALLNPPTYEDFDGGAGSRYHARREVTSFWYPTWLCYPAGMIPESRVIDAPAERLDFEQTLHILKDFDFVAMYTTAASAPVDNKTAAAIKAAYKDVKIAFLGPHVSILPEETLRASNAVDFVCRREFDYTLKEFAEGKPLGEIDGVSYRSNGDIIHNKDRKFIEDLDALPFVVDVYKRDLHFRNYTIPYLRDPYVSIYTGRGCPGQCTYCLWPQTFTGNTYRVRSADNVIEEVKLAVKYFPEAGELFFDDDTFTADKARAREIARKLKPLGITWSCSTRASVDYETMKIMKDSGLRLLLTGYESGNREILKKIKKGVTLEQAEEFAKNCKKLGIMSHGAFVLGLPEETPETVEESIRFACKIDPDTIQVSLASPYPGTELYDYCKDRGYLVEDNLVSERGYQKCSVQYPRMSSEEIYKALDRFYWKFYFRPKYIAKTLWRMLRDKGEAKRLLKEGYEFFQFTIRRKAAGKDCKAC